TCCCCACCGAATGGAGTGTCAGCACCGATGAACACATCCTTTGGAAAACCGAATTACCCGAAGGCGGTCAGAGCGGGATTGCGGTTTGGAATGATCGCTTGTTTCTGACGATCAATCGTCCCCTTCCTCAAGGCACCCCGCTCGAAAAAGCTGAAGGCAGCGATATCATTGGTTATTGCCTGAATTCTAATTCCGGAGAAGTACTCTGGACCCGAGAGATCCCCAGTCCAAAGACCATGCCCTACTCGGGATTATTCTCCGACAATACCAGCGCCACGCCCATCACGGATGGCAAACATGTCTGGTTCATCAACCATGGCGGACTCATGATCTGTTTCGATATGGAAGGGAACGAAGTATGGAAACGGTCCTTCGAATCGCGCAGCCGCCACAATGCTAAACAAGCTGAACCCATCTTGGTCGATAACCAACTGCTCTTTGTGATGATGCGGGCACCAGACGATCCACTTCGACGTCCTATGCTGGCCAAGCCCCGTCAACGCAACACCCCTCCCGAACACTGGCCCAAGATGCACATCCGCAGTTTCGATGCACTTTCCGGCAACCCGCTCTGGACCGAACCGAGCGGCACCTCCGTCCACAACACACCACGCATCGGCTACCTTGATGGTGAAGCCTACATATTTCACGCACGCGGCGGTGGCCATCAACCGCCAGAGATGCCTTATGGTTATACATTATCCAAAATCGGAGGCAAAGATCTCTGGAGCTACGAAGTGAAAGATGCCGCTGCATACACGGTATCTCACTTCGATGAAAAGTATGCTTACGGATGGGATTCAGGAAAACTCATCCGGTTGAATTCAAGGACAGGCAAAGTTCTCAAAAGCATTCCTGCTTTCGAGAAAGCTGACATCCGTCTCTGGAATACAGACAAGGAAAGCCATGAACTACACAAGAACGCCCCCTTCACTATCGTCGCTGAGAACTTCAGAACCTACCCCACCAATCAGACTCCCATCCTG
This genomic stretch from Opitutia bacterium ISCC 52 harbors:
- a CDS encoding PQQ-binding-like beta-propeller repeat protein, encoding MNQILPTLIVFFLFSSLLQAASPIQQADGQCPMASGPYGTWTTISDQAVPTEWSVSTDEHILWKTELPEGGQSGIAVWNDRLFLTINRPLPQGTPLEKAEGSDIIGYCLNSNSGEVLWTREIPSPKTMPYSGLFSDNTSATPITDGKHVWFINHGGLMICFDMEGNEVWKRSFESRSRHNAKQAEPILVDNQLLFVMMRAPDDPLRRPMLAKPRQRNTPPEHWPKMHIRSFDALSGNPLWTEPSGTSVHNTPRIGYLDGEAYIFHARGGGHQPPEMPYGYTLSKIGGKDLWSYEVKDAAAYTVSHFDEKYAYGWDSGKLIRLNSRTGKVLKSIPAFEKADIRLWNTDKESHELHKNAPFTIVAENFRTYPTNQTPILVDKYYLFLSHSGHCIGRIDTETGKTEFLQVPIQVVRKPGSPDQIRWDSHIPSQGRNSRGMKTANDKRSERDGWGHVTAGSPIAVNQYVFFSTMIGMTYVIDSQAPVLDETALISINDLGPAGDTWSLSTVSYANGRIYHRGLKQVVCIGEQ